GCTGCGCACGCTGTGGTCGGCGGCCGGGTCGGCCGCGACCGCGTCGGTGACGCGGCGCAGCGCCGACTGACGCGGGGCGTCGGCCTCGATCAGCGTGGAGAACTGGGACTGCCCGCCTGCGCGCTTGAGATAGACCACCAGCGAGCGGGCCACCTCGCGGACCAGATCGGACCCGTGGTCGAGTTCCACCAGCGCCAATGCCAGGTCGATTCCCGCCGACACCCCGGCCGATGTGTAGATGTCGCCGTCGCGCACGAAGATGGCGTCCGGCTCGACCGTCACATCGGGGTAGGCGCGCCTGAGCAGACCGGCATGGCGCCAATGCGTCGTCGCACGCCGTCCGTCGAGCAGACCGGCGTTCGCCAGGATGAACGACCCCGTGCAGATCGACGCCAGACGCCGTGTGCGTCCCGCGAGTTCACGCACCGCGGCGACCAGATCCGGATCGATCGGCAGCCCCACCAGGTTGTCACCACCGGAGACGAGCACGGTGTCGGCCTGCGAGATCGCCGAGATGGGTTCGTCCACAGGGAATCTCGTGCCGACCGAGGTGGTGACGTCGTCGCCGTCGGTCGAGGCGATCTTCAACAGGTAGTCGGCACCGAACCGGTTGGCCTCGGCGAAGACCTCCGCAGGGCCCGCGACGTCGAGAAGTTTCATCCCGTCGAAGACGACGATCACCACGGTGCGCGGGCTGCAAGCGTGTCCCATTTGCCCATTGTGTCGCTTCTTGTGGGATATGTGGCACATCGGCCATGCCTCGGGTCCGCCGCAGCGCCGCAGACTGACAGCAGATCGCAGAACGGGAGGTGATCTTTCTCGACCGCGACGTCGTTACTGGGAGCAGAACGCAGTACTGCTGCACCACCGGCGAACGGCAGACCCGGCGAGGAGGTCACGACCTGCCACACGACTCGATCGACGAAGTTCGAACCAGAGGAGAATTCGCCATGTCTGTGTCAATCGGTTCCGCCCAGGCCGCCGGTATCACGGTGCCCGATACGCCGTTGGTGCGAGAGGTCACCGAGTACATCCGCGACGTCGAGGACGACCTGCTGTTCCACCACTCCCGCCGGGTGTTCTTCTTCGGGGCGCTGCAGGGGCAACGACGCGGCCTGCAACCAGATCTGGAACTGCTCTACGTCGGGGCGATGTTCCACGACATCGGGCTGACCGAGCCCTACCGGTCCGGCTCGGCGCTGCGCTTCGAGGTCGACGGCGCCAATGCGGCACGAGACTTCCTGCTGCAGCGCGGATTCGGCGAGGAGGCCGCCCGCAAGGTCTGGCTGGGCATCGCGCTGCACACCACGCCCGGTGTGCCCGAGTTCCTCGATCCCGAGATCGCGCTGGTGACCGCGGGCGTCGAAACCGACGTGCTCGGCATCGGGCGCGACGATCTGCCCGAGGAGCAACTGGCCGCGGTGACCGCGATCCACCCCCGCCCCGACTTCAAGAACCGCATCCTGCGCGCGTTCAACGACGGTGTGCGGCAACGTCCGCACTCGACCTTCGGCACCGTGAACGACGACGTGCTGGCGCATTTCGACCCGTCGTTCGAGCGGGAGAACTTCGTGAACATCATCCTGAGCAACACCTGGCCCGAGTGACCACGGAATCGAGTAGGGAAATCGCCATGACCACATCGAAACCCAGGCCCACGACCACCGACGCCGGTGCGCCCGTGTCCAGCGACACCCATTCGCTAACAATCGGTCCCGACGGGCCGATCCTGCTGCACGATCATTACCTCATCGAGCAGATGGCCAACTTCAACCGGGAGCGGATCCCGGAGCGTCAGCCACATGCCAAGGGATCCGGCGCCTTCGGTCATTTCGAGGTGACCGGCGACGTGAGCCGCCACACGAGTGCCGCGGTGTTCCAACCCGGCGTGCGCACCGAAACACTCATCCGGTTCTCCACCGTGGCAGGTGAGCGGGGGAGCCCCGACACCTGGCGCGATCCGCGCGGCTTCGCGCTGCGGTTCTACACCACCGCGGGCAATCTCGATATCGTCGGCAACAACACACCGGTCTTCTTCATCCGCGACGGCCTGAAGTTCCAGCACTTCATCCGGTCCCAGAAGCGCCGCGCCGACACCGGTCTGCGCGACCACGACATGCAGTGGGACTTCTTCACCCTCACTCCGGAGTCCGCGCATCAGGTCGCGTGGCTGTTCGGTGACCGCGGCATCCCGCGGACCTGGCGGCACATGAACGGCTACGGCTCCCACACCTACAGCTGGATCAACGCCGAAGGCGAGATCCACTGGGTGAAATACCATTTCATCTCCGACCAGGGCGTCGAGAACCTCACCCAGGCCGAGGCCGACCGGTTGGCCGGCGTCGACGCGGATTTCCACCAGCGGGATCTGCACCAGGCGATCGGTCGCGGTGAGTACCCCAGTTGGACCCTGAAGGTCCAGCTGATGCCGTTCGACGACGCGAAGACCTACCGGATCAACCCGTTCGACCTGACCAAGGTGTGGCCGCACGCCGACTATCCGCTCATCGACGTCGGCAGGCTGGTGCTCGACCGCAACTTCACCGACCATCACACCGAGATCGAGCAGGCGGCCTTCGCGCCGAGCAACCAGGTGCCAGGAACCGGTCTGAGCCCGGACAAGATGCTGCAGGCCCGCACGTTCGCCTACGCCGATGCCGCCAGGGCCCGAATCGGGGTGAACTACAAGCAGATTCCGGTCAACGCACCGAAGTCTGCGGTGCACAGCTACTCCAAGGACGGGGCGATGCGGGTCACCAACGTCTCCGATCCGGTGTACGCCCCGAACTCCTACGGTGGGCCGCACGCGGACCCGCAGCAGACGAACGAGGCACTGTGGTACGCCGACGGCGACATGGTGCGCGCCGCCTACACGCTGCGGGCCGAGGACGACGACTGGAGGCAGGCCGGCCGACTCGTGCGCGAGGTCATGGACGACGAGGAACGCGGCCGACTGGTCGGCAATGTCGCCGGGCACCTGGCCAACGGCGTCTCGGAACCGGTGTTGCAGAGGGCATTCGAGTACTGGCGCAACATCGACAAGCAGATCGGTGACCGGATCGAGGACGCCGTGCGCAAGGGCCAGGCTTCGAGATGATCTGCGACGCAGCGGCCGCACCGAAAGACGGTCCTGGCACCGAACTGAGCGCGCGTTTCGAACGCGACGTGGTGCCCCTGGTGGACCGACTCTACGGTGCGGCGCTGCGTCTGACGGCCGATCCGCAGGACGCCGAGGACCTGGTGCAGGAGACGGTGCTGCGGGCCTACCTCGGGTTCCACACCTTTCGCGAGGGTTCCAATCTCATGGCGTGGCTCTACCGCATCCTGCACAACACCTGGATCAACCTGTACCGAAAACGCAGGCGTCGTCCCATGGAGGTGTCGATGGAGGGCGTCACCGACCACGAGGTGCTGCGCTTTCGGCACGCCCTGCGTTCCGCGGAGGTCGCCGCGCTGGAAGCATTGCCCGACAACGAGATCAGGGAGGCGTTGATGGACCTGCGCGAGCAGAACCGCATCGTGGTCTATTACGCCGACGTGGAAGGTCTGTCCTACAAGCAGATCGCCGAGATCACCGGGACCGCGCTCGGAACGGTCATGAGCCGGTTGCACCGCGGCCGACGGCAGTTGCGCACGGCGTTGCGCCATGTGGCCGAGCAGCGCGGTCTGGTATCCGAAGGCGTCCATGAGACGGATCAATGAGCGAGACGGGAAATCTCTTGACCGACGCCGGGATTCTCGCGAATCTTGCCGCCGGGGCCGGTCTTCCCGCCCTCGACGCGGCCGGACCCACCGTGGAGTTCGTGACGTTCAACGATGACGAACACAACCAGATCTGCGTTCTGCGTGCGGTCATCCCGCCCGGTGTGGCGGTTCCGCTGCACAGCCACAACGACTTCGAGGACTTCTACATCCTGTCCGGACGGCACCAGGTGCTGATCCCGGGTGAGCACGGACTGCAGTGGCGCGACGTGCGGGCGGGGGATTACGTGCGGGTTCCGGGCGACGCACTACATGCGCACCGCAACATTTCCGACGAGCCCGCTGTCGACCTCGTCATCACCACGCCGCAAATCGGCCGGTTCTTCCGCGAGATAGGCCGCCCGGCGGGTTCGCCACCGATGACACCGGCCGAACTCGGCCATTTTGTGGCGACGGCGCAACGCTACGGCTACCGCCTGGGAACTCCCGAGGAGAATGCCGCGGTCGGTATCACGTTGCCCAACTTCACCTCCTGAGTCACACCGCGCCGACGCGCCGGGAGGCGAGCTCCTTGAGTTCGGTGGCCAGCGCGTCGGCGCGCAGGATCTCCGGCAGCAGGTCCGGTTCGCCGGTGATGGCGCGGAACACGATGCCGATGGTGATGCCGTGATCCGGCCGGTCGACGATCTCGACCGCGTCTCCGGCGCGCACCTGCCCGGGTTGCACCAGTCGCAGGTAGGCACCCGGATTCCCGGCCCTGGTAAAGGTTTTCATCAGTCCGTTGATGTCGAGGAACGCCGCGAAGGTTCGGCACGGCGTGCGGGGCCGGGTCACCTCGAGCTCCAGACCGCCGGTGCCGATGCGCCACCGTT
This region of Mycolicibacterium goodii genomic DNA includes:
- a CDS encoding GlxA family transcriptional regulator; amino-acid sequence: MGHACSPRTVVIVVFDGMKLLDVAGPAEVFAEANRFGADYLLKIASTDGDDVTTSVGTRFPVDEPISAISQADTVLVSGGDNLVGLPIDPDLVAAVRELAGRTRRLASICTGSFILANAGLLDGRRATTHWRHAGLLRRAYPDVTVEPDAIFVRDGDIYTSAGVSAGIDLALALVELDHGSDLVREVARSLVVYLKRAGGQSQFSTLIEADAPRQSALRRVTDAVAADPAADHSVRSLAKVAALSTRQLTRLFQSELGTTPARFVEMVRIDAARAALDAGLSVTDTARQAGFGSAETLRRVFVTHLGVSPKAYRDRFRTAARN
- a CDS encoding HD domain-containing protein; protein product: MSVSIGSAQAAGITVPDTPLVREVTEYIRDVEDDLLFHHSRRVFFFGALQGQRRGLQPDLELLYVGAMFHDIGLTEPYRSGSALRFEVDGANAARDFLLQRGFGEEAARKVWLGIALHTTPGVPEFLDPEIALVTAGVETDVLGIGRDDLPEEQLAAVTAIHPRPDFKNRILRAFNDGVRQRPHSTFGTVNDDVLAHFDPSFERENFVNIILSNTWPE
- a CDS encoding catalase; this translates as MTTSKPRPTTTDAGAPVSSDTHSLTIGPDGPILLHDHYLIEQMANFNRERIPERQPHAKGSGAFGHFEVTGDVSRHTSAAVFQPGVRTETLIRFSTVAGERGSPDTWRDPRGFALRFYTTAGNLDIVGNNTPVFFIRDGLKFQHFIRSQKRRADTGLRDHDMQWDFFTLTPESAHQVAWLFGDRGIPRTWRHMNGYGSHTYSWINAEGEIHWVKYHFISDQGVENLTQAEADRLAGVDADFHQRDLHQAIGRGEYPSWTLKVQLMPFDDAKTYRINPFDLTKVWPHADYPLIDVGRLVLDRNFTDHHTEIEQAAFAPSNQVPGTGLSPDKMLQARTFAYADAARARIGVNYKQIPVNAPKSAVHSYSKDGAMRVTNVSDPVYAPNSYGGPHADPQQTNEALWYADGDMVRAAYTLRAEDDDWRQAGRLVREVMDDEERGRLVGNVAGHLANGVSEPVLQRAFEYWRNIDKQIGDRIEDAVRKGQASR
- a CDS encoding sigma-70 family RNA polymerase sigma factor; protein product: MICDAAAAPKDGPGTELSARFERDVVPLVDRLYGAALRLTADPQDAEDLVQETVLRAYLGFHTFREGSNLMAWLYRILHNTWINLYRKRRRRPMEVSMEGVTDHEVLRFRHALRSAEVAALEALPDNEIREALMDLREQNRIVVYYADVEGLSYKQIAEITGTALGTVMSRLHRGRRQLRTALRHVAEQRGLVSEGVHETDQ
- a CDS encoding cupin domain-containing protein, with product MSETGNLLTDAGILANLAAGAGLPALDAAGPTVEFVTFNDDEHNQICVLRAVIPPGVAVPLHSHNDFEDFYILSGRHQVLIPGEHGLQWRDVRAGDYVRVPGDALHAHRNISDEPAVDLVITTPQIGRFFREIGRPAGSPPMTPAELGHFVATAQRYGYRLGTPEENAAVGITLPNFTS
- a CDS encoding MOSC domain-containing protein, which codes for MGDVIGNSRHHGGDDQAVYAYAREDLDNWQVTLDRELTNGMFGENLTTEGIDVTNAVIGERWRIGTGGLELEVTRPRTPCRTFAAFLDINGLMKTFTRAGNPGAYLRLVQPGQVRAGDAVEIVDRPDHGITIGIVFRAITGEPDLLPEILRADALATELKELASRRVGAV